The following is a genomic window from Longimicrobiaceae bacterium.
CCGCGTGGTAGGCCAGGGCGTGCCCGTCCCCGGTGTACTCCCACGAGTTGCTGGTGATCTTGTACGCCCGCCCGATCCCGCCGGTCGCCAGCACCACCGCTCGGGCGCGGAAGAGGCGGAAGCGCCCCCGCTCGCGGTCGTAGGCGAAAGCCCCCGAGACCCGCTCCCCGTCCAGCAGGAGGGTGAGCACCGTGCATTCCATGTGCACGTCGATCCCCCGGTGCACCCCGTGGTCCTGAAGGGTGCGGATCATCTCCAGCCCGGTGCGGTCGCCGACGTGGGCCAGGCGCGGGTAGCGGTGCCCCCCGAAGTTGCGCTGCAGGATGCGGCCGTCGGCGGTGCGGTCGAAGAGCGCGCCCCACGCCTCCAGCTCGCGGATCCGCTCCGGGGCCTCCCTGGCGTGCAGCTCGGCCATCCGCCAGTTGTTGAGGTACTGACCTCCGCGCATGGTGTCGGCGAAGTGCACCTGCCAGCTGTCGCGCTCGTCCACGTTCCCCATCGCCGCCGCCGCGCCGCCCTCGGCCATCACGGTGTGGGCCTTCCCCAGGAGCGACTTGCAGATCAGCCCCACCGAGACCCCTTCCGCCGCCGCGGCGATCGCGGCCCGGAGCCCCGCCCCCCCCGCGCCGATCACCAGCACGTCGTGCTCGTGGGTCTGGTATTCGGCCATCAGAGGATCCTCCAGTCCGTCCAGATCCCCATCGAGCACATCCGCACGTAGAGGTCGGCGAAGGCCACGCCGATGAGGCTGGCCCACGCCCACTTCATGTGATGGCCGTTGAGGCGGCTGCACCCCTGGTAGCAGGCGTGCTGCGCCGGGTGCCGGGAAAGCTGGTCGATCCGCCCACCCACCAGGTGGCGCAGCGAGTGGCAGCCCAGCGTGTAGCCGCTCAGCAGCACCACGTTGAGGGTGAGCACCAGCGTCCCGAGCCCCACGCCGAACTCGGTCCTCCCCGTGGCCTCGTCGGCGAACCAGAACGCCTTCCAGGCGTCGTAGGCCAGGATCACGAGGAACAACAGGGCGATGTAGAGGAAGTACCGATGGGCGTTCTGCAGGATCAGGGGGAAGAAGCGCTCCCCCAGGTAGCCCTTGCGCGGCTCCCCCACGGTGCAGGCGGGCGGGTCGGCCCAGAACGCCCTGTAGTAGGCGCCGCGGTAGTAGTAGCAGGTGAAGCGGAAGAGGCCGGGGAAGGGGAGGATGAGCAGCGCCGGGGAGAAGAGGAGCCACCCCGGCCACCACGCCGGCTTCGGTCCGAGCCAGGCGTGCGGCGAGCTGCCCCAGAGCTCCGGCGAGTAGAAGGGCGAGAGGTACGGTCCGAAGGTGTAGTGCTCGCCCTGGAGGGCGGCCCAGGTGGCGTAGACGACGAAGGACGCCAGGATCGTGAAGGTCACCGCGGGCTGTACCCACCAGGCGTCGCGGCGCGAGGTCTGACCGAAGCGGCGTGGCTGGATCACCACGGGGAGAGTGGACATCGATCGTTGCGCTCCTGGTGGGGGACAGGGCGAGCTTCGGAGTTCGTTGGTCCGGCGATAAACTATAGATGAGCGGCGGAGGGGCGTCAGGCAAGGATTTCTGCCGTCGGCGGACCCGGACGGCCGGCTCCTCGCCCCGGGCCCGGCGGCTCGTCTCCCGGCTTCAGTTCGCCGCGGCCGGTGTGCCGAACGGCAGCCGCTCCGGCATGTCGGCGACGACGAAGGCCATCACCGCCATCGCCGCCACCGACTCGGCGAATTCGCGCGGGTCCAGCTTGTCCAGGGTGTCCGCGTCGGTGTGGTGGTACCAGAAGTACTCGGTGGGCTCCACGGCGAGCCCCATCCCCGGGACCCCCAGCGCCATGATGGGGCCGATGTCCGCGCCGCCGCCGCCCCGGGTGACGTTGCCGGCGTCGATCCGCTCCAGCAGGCTCCCTACCTGGCGCACCAGGGCGTACGCCGAGTCCGGGCCGGTGAAGCCGAAGCCGGTGGGCTTGAACACTCCCGCGTCCGACTCGATGGCGAGGACGTGGTTCGGGACCTGGGCGCGGTGCCGGTCGCGGTAGGCATTGGCGCCCCGCAGGCCGTTCTCCTCGTTGGTCCAGAGCACCACGCGGACCGTGCGGCGCGGGCGGAGCCCCAGCTCCTTCATCAGCCGCACCGCCTCCCACGCGGCCACGCTCCCGCCGGCATCGTCCATGGCGCCCTGGCCCACGTCCCACGAGTCGATGTGCCCGCCGAGCACCACCACCTCGTTGGGGCGCTCGCGCCCGCGGATCTCGGCGACCACGTTGCGCGACTGCGCGTCCGGGAGCGTCTGCGCGTTCATCTCCAGCCGCACCCGGGGGCGCTCGCCGCGCTCCTGCATGCGGTGGAGCATCATGGCGTCCTCCACCGTGATCGCGGCGTGCGGGATCTTCGCGACCGCGGTGTCGTAGCGCATGCTGCCGGTGTGCGGCGTCTTCATGGAGAAGGGCGTGACCGAGCGGACCAGGCTCGCGACTGCGCCCACGCGGGCCGCCTCGATGGCGCCGTTGGTCCGGTAGCGCACCGTCGCGCCGTAGGTGGTGAAGGGGACGTCGAAGACGACGATCTTCCCGCGTGCCTCGGCGGCGCGGCGGGTCAGCTCGTCGAAGCTCCCCACCACCAGAACCTCGGCGGTGATCCCCCCGGGCGGCGTGGCGATGCTCCCGCCCAGCCCCAGCATGGGGAGGCTCTGCAGGCGGGGCGAGACCATCTCTGCGGACTCCCGGCCGCGCACCCAGTGCGGCACCATCACGGGCTCGCCGCGGACGTTGTCCAGCCCGTCCTTCCGCATCTCGGCGAGGATCCAGTCGATGGCCGCCTCCAGGTTGGGCGAGCCGCTGAACCGGGGGCCGAAGCGGTCCACCAGCACGGCGAGGCGGTTCCAGCCGGTGCTGTCCGCCAGGGCGCGGTCGATCAGCCGGTCGGCGCGCTCCCGGTACGCGGCGGTCACGGGACCGGCGGCCTGGGCGGCGCCGGGGGTCTGCGCGGGGACGCTCGCGGGCAGGGCGGCCGCGGCCAGTGCCGCCGCGACGAGGGCGCGGGAGAACGATGCTCGCTTCATGGCATACGGGGACAGGGCGGAGCGGTTCTGGCGTGAACGCTTGAACATACGGCGGGCGCACCTCCGGCGCCAACCTTCCACGTCACGCGCCGACGGCAAACGAAATCGGCGCCGCCGTGTACGGGGAAACACGTGTGTCGCTCGAACGCGTTGCCCGCCAGAGGATCATGAAGCTTCTTATTCTCTCCGCCGGTCTCCTCTTCCTGGGGGGCGCCGCGCTGTCCGCGGCGGCCCAGGCGGACGGCCCGGCGGTGGCCGGCCGGGTGGTGGCGGCGGACGGGGGGAGTGTCGCGGGGGTGCGCGTCGTCCTCTCGGACGGGGCGTTCGCGGAATCGGCGACGGTCGGTTCCGACGGGAGGTTTGTGCTCCCGCTGCCGAAAGGGGTCGGCCGCGACGGGTTGACGCTGGCGGTCCGCGAGGGCGATGCGGCGGCGGCGCGCTACCACCCGGCGGAGGTGCGCGTGGAGGCGAAGGACGTGGACGAGGGGCAGGACTTCGTGCTCGTGCCCCGGGAGTGGACCATCCCCGCGGGGGCGTACGCCGGCGAGCGGGTGGAGATCAGTCCGCGCCTCGCCTTCGCGCCGGTGTGCGACGGGTGCTCGGCGTTCCTGCGGCGCGGCGCCGGCACCGAGGCGGGGGTGCGCACCTGGCCGGAGGCGTTCTTCCCTCTGCGGGTCGTCTTCGACCGGGAGTTCTCCGGCGCGCCGGTCACCGCGCGCGACTCGGTCTGGTTCTGGCGCGGGGCGGAGGCGCTGGAGCGCGACTTCGGCGCCCGGCTGGTGCGCCCGGCCCGGTTCAGCGAGGCGGCCGCCGTGGGCGACAGCACGCCCAACGACATCATCTACGTGCAGATCGACCCGTCGCTCCGCGCGGCCGGGCTGGGAGTGAGCGGGGCCTACGGCCGCGACATCGTCTACGGCGAGGTGCGGCTGCAGCGGGGCTCCCTCCTCGCCGAGCCGAGCGGAGCCGGCCTGGTCGCGCACGAGCTGCTGCACGCCCTCGGGTTCGGCCACACCTGCAGCTGGCGCTCGGTGATGGCGCTGGAGTCGCGCTGCCCGGCCAAGCGCGCGCCGCGCGCCACCGCGGAGGACGTGGCGTACGCCCAGGTGGTGCGCCGCGTGCGGGAGCTGCAGCGGGAGCACGGGGCGCGCTGGGGGCTGGAGGCGGCGCTCGCGGGGGAGGAGAGCCGGCCGGCGGCGGCCGCACCGGATGCGCGGGAGCACTGATGGCGGACCGCCGACACAGCCGGCAGGAACCTGCTCCCCCGGCAGACGCTTCAGCAGACAGAAAGGCCCCGCACCGTGAGTGGTGCCGGGGCCTCGTTCCGTCCGTCCGCGCGCCGACAGGTCGGGGGGTTAGAACGCTACGGCTCCTCGATCTCGGGCCGGAGCACCACCAGGACGTCGCGCGATCCCGAGGCGTCCTCCCAGCGCAGCAGCGCGGCGTCCTCCCGCTGCGTCGAGGTCTGCACGTTCCCCACCGTGGCCTCGTCGCCGGAGCGCACCACCACGACCGTCGCGGCGTCCACCGGGGAGGCGTCCACCCCGTAGCCGTACGGGTCCGTCACCTCGTCGCGGAGACGGGCCCGCACCTCCAGCCGCACCCGGCCGTCGTCCTGGACCGTGGGGGTCACCACGAGCTCCGGGCCCTGGGCGCGTGCGGTGCCGTAGGGCCCCACGCGCAGGCTCCCGCTCCCCAGGGCGGCGGTGGAGCCGGAGAGCGCCAGCACCTGCATCCGCGTGTCGGAGCGGACGAGCCGCCGGTCGTGGGCCAGCTCCACGAAGGCGGAGAAGGGGATGCCGGCGACCTCGCCGACGGCGCCGACGCCCCCTCTCCCGCGCCGGCCCCTCCCCGGGTCGGCCAGGATGCGGCCGCCGCCCGCCTGGGCGTACCGAAGGCCGATGCGCCGGGCCTCGGCGCGGTCGATCAGCAGGACGTGGGCGTGCACGCGGACGTGCGGCGCTCCGGAGCCGGCCGCCGCCTGCGCGGAACCCGGGCCGGGGGCCGCCACGGAGAGCGTGAGCCCGGCCAGGAGGAGGAGTGCTCGCATGATCACCTCGGATGACGTGTGTGCCGGAACCGTACCCGGAACGCCGCCGATCGTTCGATCGCGGAGCCGCGCCTTCTCCAGGCCGTCCCTCATCCGTCCCGCCGCACCTGCCGATACTCCCGGTCCGGCCCCTCCCCCGCGGCGGACCCTCCCGCCCCCATTCGTGTACAGGCAGCCGCCGTGATCCTGTACCCTTCGTGAACTCCCGCTGACCGTGATGGCATCCGACGCCCCCAGAGCCGACGCGCCCGCCGACCCGACGCTCGACCCCGCACGCGAGGTCCTGCACCGGTGCTGGGGGTACCCGGACTTCCGGCCGGGGCAGGACCAGGCCGTCCGCAACGTCCTTTCCGGGCGCGACTCGCTCACGGTGATGCCCACCGGGGGAGGGAAGTCGCTCTGCTACCAGGTCCCGGCGATGATGCTCCCCGGCGTCACCATCGTGGTGTCGCCGCTGATCTCGCTGATGAAGGACCAGGTCGACACCCTGGACGCCCGGGGCCTCCCCGCCACCT
Proteins encoded in this region:
- a CDS encoding M28 family metallopeptidase encodes the protein MKRASFSRALVAAALAAAALPASVPAQTPGAAQAAGPVTAAYRERADRLIDRALADSTGWNRLAVLVDRFGPRFSGSPNLEAAIDWILAEMRKDGLDNVRGEPVMVPHWVRGRESAEMVSPRLQSLPMLGLGGSIATPPGGITAEVLVVGSFDELTRRAAEARGKIVVFDVPFTTYGATVRYRTNGAIEAARVGAVASLVRSVTPFSMKTPHTGSMRYDTAVAKIPHAAITVEDAMMLHRMQERGERPRVRLEMNAQTLPDAQSRNVVAEIRGRERPNEVVVLGGHIDSWDVGQGAMDDAGGSVAAWEAVRLMKELGLRPRRTVRVVLWTNEENGLRGANAYRDRHRAQVPNHVLAIESDAGVFKPTGFGFTGPDSAYALVRQVGSLLERIDAGNVTRGGGGADIGPIMALGVPGMGLAVEPTEYFWYHHTDADTLDKLDPREFAESVAAMAVMAFVVADMPERLPFGTPAAAN